One stretch of Marinobacterium iners DNA includes these proteins:
- the rplS gene encoding 50S ribosomal protein L19: MSNKSLIIQQIEAEQMSKEIPAFAPGDTVVVQVRVVEGTRSRLQAFEGVVLGKRNRGLNSAFTVRKISHGVGVERTFQTFSPTVEQIEVKRRGDVRQAKLYYLRERSGKSARIKEKLG, translated from the coding sequence ATGAGCAACAAGAGCCTGATTATTCAGCAGATTGAAGCTGAACAGATGAGCAAAGAGATCCCGGCATTTGCACCGGGTGATACCGTAGTGGTACAGGTACGCGTAGTAGAAGGCACTCGTAGCCGTCTGCAGGCGTTTGAAGGTGTAGTGCTGGGCAAGCGTAACCGCGGCCTGAACTCCGCTTTCACCGTGCGCAAGATCTCCCACGGTGTGGGCGTTGAGCGTACTTTCCAGACCTTCAGCCCGACTGTTGAACAGATCGAAGTGAAGCGTCGCGGTGACGTACGTCAGGCCAAGCTGTACTACTTGCGTGAGCGTAGCGGCAAGTCTGCACGCATCAAGGAAAAGCTGGGCTGA
- a CDS encoding HlyC/CorC family transporter, translating into MDDASISTLTAILVLLIFCSAFFSSSETGMMSLNRYRLRHLVKSGHRGARRANSLLERPDRLIGLILIGNNFVNILASAIATVIAVRLWGDAGIAIATAGLTLVILIFAEVSPKTMAALHPERIAFPASYILKPLLKLAYPLVWVINGITNGFLRLFGVNVNDAGNEHLSTEELRTIVHEAGSLLPHRNQSMLLGVLELNEVTVNDIMIPRNEVEGIDLDLEMDQILELLSKTGHTRLPVYRGDINNIVGILHMRNLAQLIQQGNLTKPAIMQVVHEAYFVPESTPLQTQLLNFQRHSRRIGVVVDEYGDVEGIVTLEDILEEIVGEMSNDHDDLNQEIHPQEDGSFFIDGSAYIREVNKALHWSLPTDGPKTLNGLITEILESIPDANVCLEVSGYRMETLQICDNLVKTVRITKTAKALESF; encoded by the coding sequence TTGGACGACGCGTCGATAAGCACACTTACCGCCATCCTGGTTCTGCTGATCTTCTGTTCAGCATTTTTCTCCAGCTCCGAGACCGGGATGATGTCCCTCAACCGCTACCGACTGCGCCATTTGGTCAAGAGCGGTCATCGCGGAGCACGCAGGGCCAATAGTCTGCTGGAACGACCGGACCGGCTGATTGGCCTGATTCTGATCGGCAACAACTTCGTCAACATTCTCGCTTCCGCCATTGCCACCGTGATTGCCGTCCGCCTCTGGGGGGACGCCGGCATTGCCATCGCCACCGCTGGACTGACGCTGGTGATACTCATTTTCGCTGAAGTATCACCCAAAACCATGGCCGCTCTGCACCCGGAAAGAATCGCTTTTCCCGCCTCCTATATTCTGAAGCCGCTGCTGAAGCTGGCTTACCCGCTGGTTTGGGTCATTAACGGGATTACCAATGGTTTCCTGCGTCTATTTGGCGTCAACGTCAATGATGCCGGCAACGAACACCTGAGTACCGAGGAGCTGCGGACCATCGTACATGAGGCGGGCTCACTGCTGCCCCATCGCAACCAGTCGATGCTGCTCGGAGTACTGGAACTGAATGAGGTCACGGTCAACGACATCATGATTCCGCGTAACGAAGTGGAAGGAATCGACCTGGATTTGGAGATGGATCAGATTCTGGAGCTGTTGTCCAAAACCGGGCACACGCGTCTTCCGGTTTATCGCGGCGACATCAACAACATTGTCGGCATCCTGCACATGCGCAATCTCGCCCAGCTTATTCAGCAGGGCAATCTGACCAAGCCGGCCATCATGCAGGTTGTGCATGAAGCCTACTTTGTTCCAGAAAGCACACCCCTCCAGACTCAGCTGCTCAACTTCCAGCGCCACAGCCGCCGCATCGGTGTCGTGGTGGACGAATACGGGGATGTTGAAGGGATCGTGACACTGGAAGATATTCTGGAAGAGATCGTGGGAGAGATGTCCAATGACCATGATGACCTGAACCAGGAGATACACCCACAGGAAGACGGCAGCTTTTTTATCGATGGCAGCGCCTACATCCGTGAAGTCAACAAGGCTCTACACTGGAGCCTGCCGACTGACGGCCCCAAGACACTGAATGGCTTGATCACGGAAATTCTGGAGTCGATTCCGGACGCCAACGTCTGCCTGGAGGTATCTGGCTATCGAATGGAAACCCTGCAGATCTGTGACAACTTGGTCAAAACCGTGCGCATTACCAAGACAGCCAAGGCCCTGGAAAGCTTCTAA
- a CDS encoding NUDIX hydrolase: MNFCSHCGERVSLRVPEGDNRPRHVCESCGRIHYQNPRIIAGCLPVYGDQVLLCRRAIEPRYGYWTLPAGFMENGESTEQAALRETLEEAQARVQLKQLYTLTSIIHVNQVQLIYLAELERPEFGISNETLESRLFSEDEIPWDQLAFTTIRNALRFYFADRRENHFPLRHIEMEPGTDSLLLKP, from the coding sequence ATGAACTTCTGCAGCCACTGCGGCGAACGCGTTAGCTTGAGAGTACCCGAAGGCGACAACCGACCAAGACACGTATGCGAAAGCTGCGGTCGTATTCATTACCAGAACCCGCGCATCATCGCCGGCTGCCTGCCGGTGTACGGCGACCAGGTGCTGCTGTGTCGCCGCGCCATCGAGCCACGCTATGGCTACTGGACGCTGCCGGCCGGGTTTATGGAAAACGGCGAGTCCACCGAGCAGGCTGCCCTGCGGGAAACGCTGGAAGAGGCCCAGGCCAGGGTGCAGCTTAAGCAGCTTTACACGCTTACATCCATTATCCATGTCAATCAGGTGCAGCTGATTTATCTGGCAGAACTGGAGCGCCCCGAATTCGGCATCAGTAACGAGACGCTGGAAAGCCGCCTGTTCAGTGAAGATGAAATCCCCTGGGACCAGCTGGCTTTTACCACCATTCGGAACGCCCTGCGCTTTTACTTTGCGGACCGGCGCGAGAACCATTTCCCGTTGCGCCATATTGAGATGGAGCCCGGTACCGACAGCCTGCTGCTCAAACCCTGA
- a CDS encoding cytochrome C assembly family protein, whose translation MLITTTLVAVLCYAIATVLQCRRLSSTAHEQLRTPIRILGLAGFLLQGYAVYLELHHPNGIDLSFFPVGSLIAWVVAGLVLISSLRHRLDNLFVGVFPLAAITALLTAVTPEANIHKPYAGGLLAHILLSLLAYSLFTIATVQALMLSRQERALKQHHTRGLVASLPPLQIMERLLFESLWAGFLLLTAALISGFLFVDNLFAQHLVHKTLFSLIAWSVYALLLAGRHFLGWRSQTAVRWTLGGFVLLMLGFFGSKLVLEMLLKM comes from the coding sequence ATGCTGATCACCACGACACTCGTTGCTGTACTCTGCTATGCGATTGCCACGGTACTGCAGTGTCGTCGGCTGTCGTCCACGGCCCATGAACAGCTCCGCACCCCCATTCGCATCCTGGGCCTTGCCGGTTTTCTGCTGCAGGGCTATGCCGTGTATCTGGAGTTGCACCACCCGAATGGCATCGACCTCAGTTTCTTCCCGGTCGGCTCTCTCATCGCCTGGGTCGTGGCAGGACTGGTACTTATCAGCAGCCTCAGACACCGGCTCGATAACCTGTTCGTAGGTGTGTTTCCTCTGGCCGCCATCACGGCACTGCTGACAGCAGTCACACCCGAAGCCAACATACACAAACCTTACGCCGGTGGTTTGCTGGCGCACATCCTGCTGTCACTGCTGGCCTATAGCCTTTTCACCATCGCTACCGTACAGGCCCTGATGCTGTCGCGTCAGGAACGCGCCCTGAAGCAACACCATACCCGCGGATTGGTTGCTTCGCTGCCACCGCTGCAAATCATGGAGCGCTTACTGTTTGAGAGCCTCTGGGCCGGTTTCCTGCTACTGACCGCCGCCCTGATCAGCGGCTTCCTGTTTGTTGACAACCTGTTTGCCCAGCACTTGGTCCACAAGACGCTGTTTTCGCTGATCGCCTGGAGTGTATATGCCCTTCTGCTGGCGGGGCGACACTTCTTGGGCTGGCGCAGCCAAACTGCTGTACGCTGGACGTTGGGTGGCTTCGTATTGCTGATGTTGGGCTTTTTTGGCTCCAAACTGGTATTGGAGATGCTACTCAAGATGTAG
- a CDS encoding DUF1289 domain-containing protein — MNKYADEKPVPSPCVSVCALGEGDICIACHRSGEEISRWGSMNNDEKRAVWALIRQREQGEML; from the coding sequence ATGAATAAATATGCCGATGAAAAACCGGTGCCGAGCCCCTGTGTCAGTGTGTGCGCACTGGGTGAGGGTGATATTTGCATTGCCTGCCACCGCAGCGGCGAGGAGATCAGCCGCTGGGGGAGCATGAATAATGACGAGAAGCGGGCGGTCTGGGCGCTGATTCGGCAGCGGGAACAGGGTGAGATGCTGTGA
- a CDS encoding V-type ATP synthase subunit A — protein sequence MSSANTVTARVTGVHDDIVSIRMLRDAEGEFYPLTKNEVVLICPQRSEAGRTEKLQAEVLRVRHGEADVQVFETTRGVAIGDAVEQTGQMLSVALGPGLLGQVYDGLQNPLELIAGQHGFFLPRGLAVDGIDQNQKWSFQPVVKVGTRVKAGDLLGRVPEGKFSHKIMVPFNLRGEAEVSWVQEGSFSVATPVVRLRLANGQEREVSMQQRWPVRVPVNRDLLREGYNQRLFPQQPMLTSIRLIDTFFPVALGGTACIPGPFGAGKTVLQGLISRYSNVDIVVIVACGERAGEVVETITEFPNLPDPRGGTLMDRTVIICNTSSMPVAAREASIYTGITISEYYRQMGYNVLVIADSTSRWAQAMRETSGRLEEIPGEEAFPAYLDSAVRALYERAGMVQTNDGSTGSLTLIGTVSPAGGNFEEPVTQSTLRTVKTFLGLSAERAYKRAYPAVDPLISWSRYLDQLEDWFTRELSDGWVGQVKRMIELIRDGEQVQQMMQVTGEEGVTLDDYLTFQKAQCLDQVYLQQDAFDDVDASTSLSRQQELFGLLVRCLDHPLKLEEKEQVREHFVRLSGLFRNLNYSRQDSPDYTRFLQEIEMVGLSAAG from the coding sequence ATGAGTTCAGCGAATACCGTGACCGCACGTGTGACCGGCGTGCATGATGATATTGTCAGTATCCGCATGCTGCGTGATGCAGAGGGTGAGTTTTACCCTCTGACCAAAAACGAAGTGGTACTGATCTGTCCGCAGCGGAGTGAGGCTGGCCGTACGGAAAAGCTGCAGGCCGAAGTGCTTCGGGTGCGCCATGGCGAAGCTGATGTGCAGGTGTTTGAGACCACGCGTGGTGTGGCCATCGGTGATGCGGTTGAGCAAACCGGACAGATGCTCTCCGTAGCGCTGGGGCCGGGCCTGCTGGGGCAGGTTTATGATGGCTTGCAGAATCCGCTGGAACTGATCGCCGGCCAGCACGGTTTTTTTCTGCCGCGTGGCCTAGCCGTTGACGGTATCGATCAGAATCAGAAATGGTCGTTCCAGCCAGTGGTTAAAGTGGGTACCCGGGTCAAGGCCGGTGATCTGTTGGGACGTGTGCCTGAAGGCAAGTTCAGCCACAAGATTATGGTGCCGTTCAATTTGCGCGGCGAAGCAGAGGTCAGCTGGGTGCAGGAGGGCAGCTTCAGTGTTGCAACCCCGGTGGTTCGGCTGCGGCTGGCTAATGGTCAGGAGCGTGAAGTCAGCATGCAACAGCGCTGGCCGGTGCGTGTACCGGTTAACCGTGATCTGTTGCGCGAAGGCTACAACCAGCGGCTGTTTCCACAACAGCCCATGCTGACCAGCATTCGCCTGATCGACACCTTTTTTCCGGTGGCGCTGGGTGGTACTGCCTGCATCCCCGGCCCCTTCGGTGCCGGCAAGACGGTATTGCAGGGACTGATTTCGCGCTACTCCAACGTCGATATCGTGGTGATCGTGGCCTGCGGCGAGCGCGCCGGTGAGGTGGTGGAAACCATTACCGAATTTCCCAACCTGCCCGACCCGCGTGGCGGTACGCTGATGGACCGTACCGTTATTATCTGCAACACCTCATCAATGCCGGTGGCTGCCCGCGAAGCATCGATCTATACCGGTATTACCATCAGCGAATACTACCGTCAGATGGGCTATAACGTACTGGTCATTGCGGACTCAACGTCGCGCTGGGCACAGGCTATGCGTGAAACGTCAGGCCGCCTTGAAGAGATTCCCGGTGAAGAGGCGTTTCCTGCCTATCTTGACTCGGCCGTGAGAGCACTTTACGAAAGGGCGGGTATGGTGCAGACCAACGACGGCAGTACCGGTAGCCTGACGCTGATAGGCACCGTATCGCCCGCAGGCGGTAACTTTGAAGAGCCGGTGACCCAGTCCACCCTGCGTACGGTGAAAACCTTTCTCGGCCTCAGTGCCGAGCGCGCTTACAAGCGCGCCTACCCAGCGGTGGATCCGCTGATCTCCTGGTCACGCTATCTGGATCAGTTGGAAGACTGGTTTACGCGCGAGCTATCCGACGGCTGGGTCGGGCAGGTCAAGCGCATGATTGAGCTGATCCGTGACGGCGAACAGGTTCAACAGATGATGCAGGTAACCGGTGAGGAAGGGGTAACCCTGGACGATTATCTGACTTTCCAGAAGGCTCAGTGTCTGGATCAGGTGTATCTGCAACAGGATGCCTTCGACGACGTCGATGCTTCCACCTCGCTCAGTCGTCAGCAGGAGTTGTTCGGATTACTGGTGCGCTGTCTGGACCACCCGCTGAAGCTGGAGGAAAAGGAGCAGGTGCGTGAGCACTTTGTCCGCCTCAGTGGTCTGTTCCGCAACCTGAACTACAGCCGCCAGGACAGCCCCGACTACACTCGATTCCTGCAGGAGATCGAGATGGTCGGCCTTTCGGCGGCAGGCTAA
- the ffh gene encoding signal recognition particle protein, with translation MFDNLTERLTQTLRSVTGQAKLTEDNIKGTLREVRMALLEADVALPVVKDFINSVKERAVGQEVSKSLSPGQVFVKIVNEELVRVMGEANAELDLAATPPAVLMMAGLQGAGKTTSVAKLARFLKERKKKKVLVVSADVYRPAAIRQLETLAGEVGVEFFPSSADQDPIFIAEQAIQHARVKAFDVLILDTAGRLHVDEDMMQEIKRLHAAVNPVETLFVVDSMTGQDAANTARSFNEVLPLTGVILTKTDGDARGGAALSVRHVTGKPIKFLGIGEKTDALEPFHPDRVASRILGMGDVLSLIEEAEHKIDKEKAEKFAKKITKGKGFDLEDFKEQIQQMQSMGGMMSMLEKLPGMGQMAQAAQAAQAEKGVLQMVSIINSMTPHERRHPDIVSGSRKRRIAQGSGTQVQDVNRLLKQHKQMAKMMKKFGSKSGMAKLARGMKGMMPPGMGGGGGFPRF, from the coding sequence ATGTTTGATAATCTGACAGAACGGCTTACACAGACACTGCGCAGTGTAACCGGTCAGGCAAAGCTGACTGAAGACAACATCAAGGGCACGTTGCGTGAAGTGCGCATGGCATTGCTCGAGGCGGATGTCGCCCTGCCTGTGGTGAAAGATTTCATCAACAGCGTGAAGGAACGCGCTGTAGGTCAGGAAGTCAGCAAGAGCCTGAGTCCTGGGCAGGTCTTCGTCAAGATCGTTAATGAGGAACTGGTCCGCGTCATGGGTGAAGCCAACGCGGAACTGGATCTTGCGGCAACGCCTCCAGCTGTGCTGATGATGGCGGGTCTGCAAGGTGCGGGTAAAACCACCTCGGTGGCCAAGTTGGCGCGCTTTCTCAAGGAACGCAAGAAAAAGAAAGTGCTGGTGGTGTCTGCAGACGTATACCGTCCGGCTGCGATTCGTCAGCTGGAAACACTGGCCGGTGAAGTGGGTGTCGAGTTCTTCCCCTCCAGTGCTGACCAGGATCCAATCTTTATTGCTGAACAGGCGATTCAGCACGCTCGCGTCAAGGCGTTCGATGTTCTGATTCTCGATACTGCGGGTCGTCTCCATGTCGATGAAGACATGATGCAGGAGATCAAGCGTCTGCATGCCGCCGTTAACCCGGTCGAAACTCTGTTTGTCGTGGACTCGATGACAGGTCAGGACGCGGCCAATACAGCGCGTTCTTTCAATGAAGTGTTGCCGCTGACCGGTGTGATTCTCACCAAAACCGATGGTGATGCCCGTGGTGGTGCCGCTCTGTCTGTGCGTCATGTCACCGGCAAGCCGATCAAGTTCCTGGGGATTGGCGAAAAGACCGATGCGCTTGAGCCGTTTCACCCGGATCGTGTTGCCTCACGCATTCTCGGCATGGGTGACGTACTGTCGCTGATCGAGGAAGCCGAGCACAAGATCGACAAGGAAAAGGCCGAAAAATTTGCCAAGAAGATCACCAAGGGCAAGGGCTTTGATCTTGAGGACTTCAAGGAGCAGATCCAGCAGATGCAGAGCATGGGCGGCATGATGTCGATGCTGGAAAAGCTGCCGGGCATGGGGCAGATGGCACAGGCTGCGCAGGCTGCACAGGCCGAAAAGGGTGTGTTGCAGATGGTTTCTATCATTAACTCCATGACACCGCATGAGCGTCGTCATCCTGATATTGTGTCGGGGTCACGCAAGCGTCGTATCGCACAGGGTTCAGGCACACAGGTTCAGGATGTGAACCGTCTGCTTAAACAGCACAAGCAGATGGCGAAAATGATGAAAAAATTCGGTTCCAAGTCTGGGATGGCCAAGCTGGCACGTGGCATGAAAGGCATGATGCCCCCAGGCATGGGCGGAGGCGGCGGCTTTCCGCGCTTCTGA
- a CDS encoding DsbC family protein has protein sequence MRSTTLTSALMLVLTGSVWAADEAAEKIRQQLNSVDSRLKVQSVEPAPMAGLYEVVLSSGETLYADSEGTHLLAGQLYRVDTEQGLVNLTEQKRNEARQLAMQGVEEADMVVYRPAGEIKATVNVFTDVDCPYCRKLHDEVPALNRMGVQVNYLAFPRGGPQSKTFSRMESIWCGNEQERRERMDEVKAGDSISQQECDNPVQAQYELGQKVGVTGTPALVLEDGSLLPGYVPAARLQQMLGLN, from the coding sequence ATGCGATCAACAACACTGACTTCCGCCCTGATGCTGGTACTCACGGGCTCGGTCTGGGCAGCTGATGAAGCTGCCGAAAAAATCCGTCAGCAGCTCAACAGTGTGGACAGTCGGCTTAAGGTGCAAAGCGTGGAGCCAGCACCCATGGCCGGGCTGTATGAGGTGGTGCTGAGCAGCGGTGAAACCCTGTATGCCGACAGTGAGGGCACGCACCTTTTGGCAGGGCAGCTGTATCGGGTGGATACAGAGCAGGGACTGGTCAATCTGACTGAACAGAAACGTAACGAAGCCCGTCAACTTGCAATGCAGGGCGTTGAAGAGGCCGATATGGTGGTCTACAGGCCGGCAGGTGAGATCAAGGCGACTGTCAACGTATTCACGGATGTAGATTGCCCTTACTGCCGCAAGCTCCATGACGAGGTGCCGGCACTGAATCGCATGGGGGTGCAGGTGAACTATCTTGCCTTCCCGCGTGGCGGCCCCCAGTCCAAGACTTTCTCCCGAATGGAATCGATCTGGTGTGGCAACGAACAGGAGCGTCGTGAGCGCATGGATGAAGTCAAGGCCGGTGATTCAATCAGCCAGCAGGAGTGCGACAACCCGGTGCAGGCACAGTATGAACTGGGCCAGAAAGTTGGTGTCACGGGCACTCCTGCTCTGGTACTGGAAGATGGCTCACTGCTGCCCGGCTATGTGCCTGCCGCACGTCTGCAGCAGATGCTGGGACTGAACTGA
- a CDS encoding CoA pyrophosphatase → MSDPLHQLRHRLQRHRPWRLRTAGREAGVLLALTDSADPEVIVTLRSPYLSTHSGEMAFPGGKRDPEDPDLLATALREAEEEIALPPGQVEVIGSLGQVVSKHLLQVTPWVGVIPSRLPLEPNPGEIDSIHRVPLSYLLDPANRRLDQIDFAGKMRYVPAWHWQGEVIWGLTAYILAELLNVGFDADIPMRPRPEHRETEHE, encoded by the coding sequence ATGTCTGACCCGCTTCACCAACTGCGTCATCGCTTGCAACGACATCGCCCCTGGCGGCTGCGTACGGCTGGGCGTGAAGCCGGAGTGCTGCTGGCGCTCACGGATAGCGCCGACCCGGAAGTGATTGTAACCCTGCGTTCGCCCTACCTTTCTACTCACAGTGGAGAGATGGCGTTTCCTGGCGGCAAGCGAGATCCTGAAGACCCTGATTTGCTGGCAACCGCGCTGCGCGAGGCTGAAGAAGAAATTGCCCTGCCGCCGGGACAGGTTGAAGTGATCGGCTCACTGGGGCAAGTTGTCTCAAAACACCTGTTGCAGGTGACCCCTTGGGTGGGAGTGATTCCATCGCGTCTGCCGCTGGAACCCAATCCCGGCGAGATTGACAGCATCCATCGGGTACCACTCAGCTACCTGCTTGACCCGGCCAACCGACGCCTTGATCAGATCGATTTTGCCGGCAAGATGCGCTACGTACCCGCCTGGCACTGGCAGGGTGAGGTGATATGGGGTCTGACAGCCTATATTCTGGCGGAGCTGCTTAATGTGGGTTTTGATGCCGACATTCCGATGCGACCCCGCCCCGAACACCGCGAGACCGAGCATGAATAA
- the trmD gene encoding tRNA (guanosine(37)-N1)-methyltransferase TrmD: protein MWFGIVSLFPEMFEAVTRYGITGRAVRNGLLQVECWNPRDFTHDRHRTVDDRPYGGGPGMLMKVQPLRDAILAAKETAGEGARVIYLSPQGRRLDQAGVCELAAAEKLILVAGRYEGIDERLLQSEIDEEWSLGDFVLSGGELPAMVMVDAVARMIPGVLGHQDSATEDSFFEGLLDCPHYTRPEELAGQQVPAVLLSGNHAEIRRWRLKQQLGRTWERRPDLLQKIDLNPEQQTLLSEYVREAQEASGRNT from the coding sequence ATGTGGTTCGGGATCGTCAGCCTGTTCCCGGAGATGTTCGAGGCGGTTACCCGCTATGGCATCACCGGACGGGCGGTTCGTAACGGCCTGCTGCAGGTGGAGTGCTGGAATCCCCGCGACTTCACCCATGATCGGCATCGCACAGTGGATGATCGCCCGTATGGCGGTGGCCCTGGCATGCTGATGAAAGTGCAGCCGCTGCGTGATGCGATTCTGGCTGCAAAAGAAACCGCCGGTGAGGGCGCTCGGGTGATCTATCTGTCACCCCAGGGGCGCCGCCTTGATCAGGCGGGTGTGTGTGAGCTGGCAGCAGCGGAAAAGTTGATTCTGGTGGCCGGACGCTATGAAGGCATTGATGAGCGTCTGTTGCAGAGCGAAATTGACGAAGAGTGGTCACTGGGCGACTTTGTCCTCAGTGGCGGCGAGCTGCCGGCCATGGTGATGGTGGATGCAGTGGCAAGAATGATACCGGGTGTACTCGGTCATCAGGACTCTGCAACCGAGGATTCCTTCTTTGAGGGTCTGCTTGACTGTCCCCACTACACCCGGCCCGAAGAACTGGCGGGGCAGCAGGTGCCCGCAGTGTTGCTCAGCGGCAACCATGCCGAGATTCGGCGCTGGCGACTGAAGCAGCAGCTGGGAAGGACCTGGGAACGGCGTCCGGACCTGCTGCAAAAGATTGATCTGAACCCCGAGCAGCAGACGTTGTTAAGCGAATATGTCCGCGAGGCCCAGGAGGCCAGCGGTAGAAATACTTAG
- the xerD gene encoding site-specific tyrosine recombinase XerD, which produces MSADRRCTAVTVAAEDEQQIDLWLDSLWLEKGLSDNSIASYRRDLRQYAHWLSRRGEHLLQAGRNSLQQYLNWRLQQQLRSSSTSRLLSCLRGFYRYQLREARIVEDPTLNLDNPRMGRPLPKTLTEQDVESLLAAPDVSEPLGLRDRTMLELLYATGLRVTELISLQLEQINSRLGVIRVVGKGDKERLVPVGDEALHWVGRYLDQARPLLTDNPREETLFVSRRGQAMTRQTFWYRVRRYAIESGIDKPLSPHVLRHAFATHLLNHGADLRVVQMLLGHSDLSTTQIYTHVASHRLQQLHQAHHPRG; this is translated from the coding sequence TTGAGTGCAGATCGTCGTTGTACCGCAGTAACCGTTGCCGCAGAGGATGAACAACAGATTGATCTGTGGCTCGACAGTCTGTGGCTGGAAAAGGGGTTGAGTGATAACTCGATCGCCTCATATCGGCGCGATCTGCGCCAGTATGCGCACTGGTTGAGCCGCCGTGGTGAGCACCTGCTGCAGGCGGGTCGAAACAGTTTGCAGCAGTATCTGAACTGGCGCCTGCAACAGCAGCTGCGCAGCAGTTCAACCTCTCGCCTGCTTTCCTGTTTACGTGGGTTCTACCGTTACCAGTTGCGCGAGGCGCGCATTGTCGAGGATCCGACACTGAATCTGGACAATCCGCGTATGGGGCGGCCACTGCCCAAAACCCTGACCGAACAGGATGTGGAATCTCTACTGGCTGCTCCGGATGTGAGTGAGCCGCTGGGCCTCAGGGATCGAACCATGCTGGAACTGCTGTATGCGACCGGCCTGCGTGTGACCGAGTTGATATCACTGCAGCTGGAGCAGATCAACAGTCGGCTTGGCGTTATTCGAGTGGTTGGCAAGGGTGACAAGGAGCGGCTGGTACCGGTCGGTGATGAAGCGCTTCACTGGGTGGGGCGTTATCTGGACCAGGCTCGGCCGCTGTTGACCGACAACCCGCGGGAAGAAACCCTGTTTGTCAGTCGTCGCGGTCAGGCCATGACCCGACAAACCTTCTGGTACCGGGTGCGCCGCTATGCCATCGAAAGCGGGATCGACAAACCGCTTTCACCACATGTGCTGCGCCATGCCTTTGCCACCCACCTGCTCAATCATGGCGCAGATTTGCGCGTTGTACAGATGCTGCTGGGCCATAGTGATCTGTCCACAACCCAAATCTATACCCATGTGGCCAGCCATCGCCTGCAGCAGCTGCACCAGGCACATCATCCACGTGGATAG
- the rpsP gene encoding 30S ribosomal protein S16, whose amino-acid sequence MVTIRLSRGGAKKRPFYHITVADSRNARDGRFIERVGFFNPVARGQEERLRVNLERVEYWVGKGAQASERVAQLLKEARKAAE is encoded by the coding sequence ATGGTCACTATTCGTTTGTCTCGTGGTGGCGCTAAAAAGCGTCCGTTTTATCACATCACTGTAGCCGATTCGCGCAATGCGCGTGATGGCCGCTTTATCGAGCGGGTCGGTTTCTTCAACCCGGTTGCACGTGGTCAGGAAGAGCGTCTGCGCGTTAACCTGGAACGTGTTGAGTACTGGGTTGGCAAGGGTGCTCAGGCTTCTGAGCGTGTTGCTCAGCTGCTCAAAGAAGCACGCAAGGCAGCAGAGTAA
- the rimM gene encoding ribosome maturation factor RimM (Essential for efficient processing of 16S rRNA) → MSVNSEKQEGLVVLGRFTAPYGIKGWIKIHSYTEPMENILNYNSWLVESGGQKVPVRLEAGKRHGKGLIAKLAGVNTPEEAKLWHGREIMVPQTELPDLEAGEYYWSQLENLLVYTESGVLLGRVSHLMETGANDVLVVKGTAESIDREQRLIPWLPDQVVKEVDLDSGLMRVDWDPDF, encoded by the coding sequence GTGTCAGTAAATAGTGAAAAACAGGAAGGTCTGGTTGTACTGGGGCGCTTCACTGCACCTTATGGGATCAAGGGCTGGATCAAGATTCATTCCTATACCGAGCCCATGGAAAACATACTGAACTACAACTCATGGCTGGTTGAGTCAGGCGGGCAGAAAGTGCCTGTCAGGCTGGAAGCTGGCAAACGCCATGGGAAAGGCCTGATCGCCAAATTGGCCGGTGTGAATACTCCGGAAGAGGCAAAGCTCTGGCATGGGCGCGAGATTATGGTGCCCCAGACTGAGTTGCCTGATCTGGAGGCCGGTGAGTATTACTGGAGCCAGCTGGAAAACCTGTTGGTTTACACCGAATCCGGCGTATTGCTGGGACGGGTGAGTCACCTGATGGAAACCGGTGCGAATGACGTGCTGGTGGTGAAGGGTACGGCCGAGAGTATTGATCGCGAACAGCGCTTGATTCCCTGGCTGCCTGATCAGGTGGTGAAAGAGGTTGATCTTGATTCAGGATTGATGCGGGTCGATTGGGATCCGGATTTCTGA